CGGTCCGGTCGACCGACCACGCCATGCCCGCGGTGCTGCGCAGCACGGACGGCAGCCGCCCGCACATCCTGCGGAAACTGGCCTCTTCCAGCGGGTTCTTGCCGAACTTGCCCTCATAGCCGATCGTGGCCGGCGGCGGAGGGGGCGGTGGAGCGTCTTCTGTCGAGGCGTCGGTCACGGTCACCTGCGTCCCTCCTCGGGGTCGGCACCGCACCTGGGTGGTCCGGCGGTGCCTCACTCAACGAGGGCGCGGGCGATTCGAACGCATGCGTTTTTGGACGAAGCCGGGCCCCGCGATTCCGCGGCGTCGAACGCACGGCCGCCGTGGCGCAGGGCTTCCGTGAGGGAAGGCGGTGGCCGAAACGCCGGTGGTCGTGACGGCTGTGACCAGTGGGTTTTGCCCGCCTCCCCCCGGCCGCGGGCAGATCATCACCGGTTCGTGACCGGGTACGGCCCGAAGGGCGCCCTAGTCGGCCAGCTGCGGGTACAGGTCGGCCAGGTCTCCCGAGAGCCTTGCCTTCACGTCGCGGGTGAGGTCGTCCGCCAGGACCTCGTGCGCTCCGGCTTCCACCCCGTCCAGTGCCAGCGCGGCGACGTCACGGGGAGCCGACTTCGGGGCGTCGACGCCGGAGACCATGTCGGTGTCGATGTAGCCGACGTGCAGTCCGGTGACCTCGATGCCGCGTGAACGCAGTTCGAGACGCAGGGTGTTGGTCTGCGACCACAGCGCGGCCTTGGTGGCGCTGTAGGAACCGGCGACACCGAGCCAGGAGAGCACGGAGTGGACGTTGAGGAGGTGTCCGCCGCCGTTGCGCTCCACGACGGGGACGAAGGCGCGGGTGACCAGCAGCGGGCCGAAGAAGTTCACCTCGAACTCACGCCGCACGTCGGCGAGGGGGGCTTCCAGGAACGCGTGCGCGCCGACCGAGACACCGGCGTTGTTGAGCACGAGAGTGACGTCCTGGGCCTGCGCCGCCGCGGCCTCCACCGACGCGGGGTCGGTGACCTCCAGCGCGAGCGGCACGGCGTCGGGGTGGGTCACGGTGCGCGGGTCGCGGGCCGTGGCGTACACCTTCGCCGCCCCACGCGCGTACAGCTCCTCCACCAGCGCCTTGCCGAGGCCGCGGCTGCCGCCGGTGACCAGCGCGACGGTGTCCTTGATCGAGGTCATGTGCATCTCCAGACAGGCGGGAAACCGATCGGTTTCCATCGGCTCCTCCGTACGGTAAACCGATCGGTTTCCCCTGCGCAAGCACGCGGGGCGGGGCGGGCGCGGAATCGGTCCGGGGAGGTGTCAGCGGGCTGCCGCGGTGGCGGTCGTCGTCTCCGGGGTACAGCCCCTGCTGCGGTCCGGCCGCCTCGTGCCGCTCGCACGAGGTGCTCGTACACGCCTGGACCGATCCTTCGCAGGCTGCCCCGAAGGACCGGGTCCGGCCTTCCCGGGCGGGAAGGGCGGGGAACGACCCGAGCGCATGGATTCACCGTTCCCCGCCCCCGGCGCGTCGGCCCGCCTCGTCACGGACACGGAGGGACGACCCGGCGACCGGTCGGACGAAGCAATCGACTCACCGATCTTGTTCCGACCATCCGACGCCGGCGGCGCGCAGTCCACCGGAGCCGGTCCGGCCGGGTGACGGAACGACGCCAGGCGTGCCAGGACGGGCCGTTCGGGTGGCGCCCGCCGCACGGGTGAGGGTGTCCGACACCGTGGTGACCGGCTCGCTCCGGTGCCGCCGCGCCCGGACAGGCGTCGTCACCCGCGCCAGGACCCGGAACTCGTGACGCACGCCCGGTAGTTGATATGCGAAGCTTTGGCCAACCGTCTGCGGAACCAAGCCGTGACGGTCGTGGAGAGGAGTTCAGCGTGACTCAGGACGGCGGCCAGTCCGTGCACATCGACACCAGCAAGCCGCATCCCGCACGGATCTACGACTACCTCCTGGGCGGCAAGGACAACTACGAGGTGGACCAGGTGGCGGCCGGCCAACTGGCCGCGGCGGCGCCCGAGGTGTGGATCTCCGTTCGGGCCAACCGCGCGTTCCTGCAGCGTGCGGTCCGGTACGTCGTCGGCAGCGGTGTCCGTCAGATCCTGGACGTCGGCACCGGGCTGCCCACCTCCCCGAACGTGCACGAGGTCGCCCAGGAGCTGGCGCCGGACGTGCGCGTCGCGTACGTCGACAACGACCCGATCGTGAAGGCGCACGGCGACGCGCTGCTCAACCGGGCCGGGACGACGAGCATCGTCCTGGCGGACCTGCGCGAGCCGCAGTCCATCGTCGACCACCCCGAGGTACGCCGGGTCATCGACTTCGGCCGGCCGGTCGCCCTGTTCCTCGTCGCCGTGCTCCACTTCCTCCGCGACACGGACGGGCCCGAGCACGTCGTGGCCACCCTGCGCGACGCACTGCCGCCCGGCAGCTTCCTGGTGCTCTCGCACGCCACGGGCGACTTCGCCGACGACCGCAGCGAGGCCGAGGCCGTCTACGACAACGCGTCCGCCAGCATGAACCTGCGCTCTCGCCACCAGGTCGAACGGTTCTTCGACGGCTTCGAACTGGTCGAGCCGGGGCTGGTACAGGTTCCGTTCTGGCGCCCGGACGCCACGCCTCCGGCGGGTTCCGAGGAGATCGGCTTCTACGGCGGAGTGGGCCGCAAGACGGCCTGATCCGGCACTCCGGCACAGGCCTCCGCACGCGGGTGGGCGCCGGCGCTCCACTCGCCGTGCCCGGCACTCCGCTCCCGGCCGCGTCTCCGCCCGAGCCGTCCAGCTCCCCGTCGCCGCGTACCCGAACCACCCCCTTCCGGCCGCCCCCGAGCCGGAGGGGCGCGCGGCCCGCGCCGGGCCGGCTTGGTGGGGGTCGCGGGTTGGTGCGACGCTGGGGATGAGGGCTGCGACGAGGGGCATCCTGGAGGGCCCATGGGACGCGACGTCCCGGCGCTCGTCTTCACCCGCGAGGACCGCCGCCGGTACCGGATCAAGATGCAGGCGTGCCTGGAGGCGCTGGCGCAGATGCTGTGCGAGTCACGGTTCGAGTCCGAACGGCCGCAGGTCGGCCTGGAGATCGAGCTGAACCTCGTCGGCGACGACGCCGAGCCGGCGATGCGCAACACCGAGGCGCTGAAGGCGATCTCCGATCCCGCCTGGTCCACGGAACTGGGCCGGTTCAACCTGGAGATCAACGTGCCGCCCAGGCGGCTCACGGCGGGCGGCCCCGACGCGTGGGAGTCGGAGATCCGCGCCGCGCTCAACCACGCCGACGAGCGGGCCAGGTCGATCGGCACCCGGCTGATCATGATCGGTATCCTGCCCACCCTGCGCCAGGAGGACATCGGCGGGGAGACCCTGTCGGAGAACCCGCGCTACCAGCTCCTCAACGACCAGATCTTCGCGGCCCGCGGCGAGGACCTGCGCATCGAGGTGGACGGCGTGGACCGGCTGCGCACCTACGCGGACACCATCACCCCGGAGGCCGCCTGCACCAGCACCCAGTTCCATCTCCAGGTGTCCCCGGAGGAGTTCGCGCCCTACTGGAACGCGGCGCAGGCGATCGCCGGGGTCCAGGTGGCGCTGGCGGCCAACGCGCCGTTCCTGTTCGGCAAGGAGCTGTGGCACGAGACCCGTATCCCGCTGTTCGAACAGGCCACGGACACCCGCCCGGAGGAGATCAAGGTGCAGGGCGTACGGCCCCGGGTGTGGTTCGGCGAGCGGTGGATCACCAGTGTCTTCGACCTGTTCGAGGAGAACCTGCGGTATTTCCCCGCCCTGCTGCCGCTGTGCGACGAGCAGGACCCGAGGGAGACGCTGGACCGCGGCGACATCCCGGAACTCGGAGAGCTGACGCTGCACAACGGCACGATCTACCGCTGGAACCGCCCGGTGTACGCCGTCTCGCACGACGTCCCGCACATCCGGGTGGAGAACCGGGTGCTGCCCGCCGGCCCGACTGTCGCCGACACCCTCGCCAACGGCGCGTTCTACTACGGCCTGACCCGCGCCCTGGTGGAGGAGGACCGGCCGGTGTGGTCGCGGATGTCGTTCGCGGCCGCCGAGGACAATCTGCACACCGCCGCCCGGCACGGCATCGACGCCCTGCTGTACTGGCCGGGGATGGGTGAAGTGCCCGCGTCCGAACTGGTCCTGCGCAGGCTGCTGCCCCTCGCGCACCGGGGTCTTGAGCACTCCGGCATGGACGACGCGTGGCGGGAGCCGCTGCTCGGCATCATCGAGCAGCGCTGTGTGGCAGCACGCAACGGCGCCCTGTGGCAGAAGGAGATGTTCCACCGCCTGGAGGCCACGACGCACGCCGGCCGCCACGAGTCCCTGCGGCAGATGACGCAGTTGTACATCGACTACATGCACCTCAACGCGCCGGTCCACACCTGGCCGGTGGACTGACCCGGCGCCCGGCTCACCCGCGCCCGCACCCGCATCCGCTCAGCCCTTCCACGGCGCGCCCGAAGACGGGCTCGCGGCTCCCGCCGGAGTCTGCCCGCCCGGTCCTACACCGCAGACCCCGCCGACCGCTCGCGCTCCGCGCCGGGGCACGGCGGCGCGTCCGGAAGGTGGGCCTTCGCCCATGCGGCCAGTTCCCGCAGCGCCGGCTCCAGGGCGGCCCCCGCCTCGGTCAGCCGGTAGGACACGCGCAGCGGCGGGCCCTCGTCCACCTCTCGGAGCACGAGGCCCGCCGCGCCGAGTTCGGCGAGCCGGTCGGACAGCATGCGCTCGCTGATGCCGGGAATGGCCCGGCGCAGGTCGGCGAAGTGTGCGGGCTGCTCCACCAGGACGGCCACGATCGGCCCGCTCCAGCGCTTTCCGAGCAGCTGGAAGACACGGGTGATGCCCTCGTCCACCCGTTTGCACGCCGCGCTGTCGTGGGTCACGTCCGCCGTCATGTGATCAGGGTACTACCTCGGCGTAGGGGGATGAAAAAAAGTAAGCTCCTGTGTTAGATATAGTCGAGTACTGAATCTCAGCTCACTCCTTGGAGTCTCCATGGCAACGCTGCTGCACATCGACTCGTCCGTGTTCCCCGCCGAGGCCTCGGCCTCGCGTGCCGTGACGGAGGCCTTCCGCACGCACTGGCAGGAGCAGCACCCCGCGGGCACGGTCGTCTACCGCGATCTCGCGGCGCAGCCCGTCCCGCACATCACGGCCGCCGCGCACACCGCCGGCTTCGCCGACCCCGCCTCGCACACGCCGGAGCAGGCCGCGGCCTTCGCCGAGCGCGTCAAGCTGATAGAGGAGCTGGAGCAGGCCGACGCCGTGCTGATCGGCGCCCCGATGTACAACTTCTCGATCCCCTCGACCCTCAAGGCCTGGCTGGACAACGTCGTCCTCATCGGCCGCACCGCGGGCGAGACCCAGTCCGCCAAGGGCACCCCGGTGACCGTCGTCGCCAGCCGGGGCGGGGCGTACGGGCCGGGCACCCCGCGCGAGGGGTACGAGTACGTGCAGAACTACCTCAAGGCCATACTCGGCGACGGTCTCGGCCTGGACGTCGACTTCATCGTCCCGGAGCTGACCATGGCCCCGCAGAACCCGGCGATGGCCGAACTGGTCCCGCTGTACGAGGCCTCCCGTGACCGCGCCTTCGAGGAGGCCGCCGAGAAGGCCAAGCAGCTCGCCGCGCGCCTCGCGGCCTGAGCCGTCCCGTTCCGGCCCGGGCGCCGCCTCCGCGCGGCGCCCGGGCCGCGGCACGTCTGCGGGTGCCGGTCACGCCGGTCGGCGGTCCCGCGACGCTGCGGCCTGGACATCGGCTTCGCACCGCCGAAACCCTGCCCCCTGACCCGCCCCCCGTTGCGGATGTACCGTACAACGACCTGCGCGTCACCCCGCGCGCTCGGACACCGTGAGGAGAGGCACCCGTTGGCCGCCAGCTACTTCGAGCGCACGGACCGGCATCGCTACAAGCCCACCGCCCACGCGAGCGGCGCCTGGGACACCGACGAGATGCACTTCAGCCCGCTCGGCGGACTCGTGGTCCACGCGATCGACCGGTACCGCGCCGAGCGCCCGCCGAGCGGACTGCTGCTGTCCAGGATCAGCTTCGACATCCTCGGAAGGATCGCCCTGGACGAGTGCGAGATCCTGGTGGAGTCGATCCGGCCCGGCCGCACCATCGAGCTGCTCGAAGCGGTCGTGCGCACCGCGGACCGGCCGGTGGTACGGGCCCGGGCCTGGCTGCTGACCGCGGTGGACACCGGCGCCGTGGCCGGCGGCGCCGACGCGCGCCTCGCACCGCCGGACGGGCTCGCCGGTCAGTCGCTGGGCGCCGTCTGGCCCGGCGGTCACTGCGCGTCCGTCGACGTGCGCCCGGTCACCCCCTCCCGGCCGGGCCGCGCCGCCGTCTGGGTATCCACGGACCTCGACCTCGTCGCCGGCGAACCGAGCAGCTCCCTCGCCTCCTACGTCGCCCTCGTCGACACCGCCAACGGCATCGCCGTACGCCGCTCGCCGACCGAGTGGATGTTCCCCAACGTCGACCTCACGATCCATCTGCACCGGCAGCCGGAGGGCCGCCGGCTGGGCCTGGACACCGCGGTCACCTTCGGACCGACCGGGCAGGGCCTCACCAGCAGCGTGCTCCACGACGTCCACGGCCCGGTCGGCCGGGCCGAACAGCTCCTGACGGTACGCCCGTTGGCCGGCCGGTGACCCTCGCTCCGCGTCGCCGGACGCCCGCTCAGGGGTCGATGTTCCATCGCTCGGGAAGGTCCGCGTCGCAGAACACGCAGACGAAATGGCCGTCCCGGACGATGTTGTGCTGCCCGCAGGTGACACACCGGCGGAAGACGACCTCATGGGTGAAGCGGCCGGGATGGCCGAGCCCGGCGCGGTCGAGGGCGACGGCCACCGCCGGCCACGAGCCGGTGTCCGGGCAGTAGCCCGTCGACTGGTTGCTCACCTCCCGCACCGCCCAGCGCCCGGCGTCCCAGCGAAAGCCGATCTCGCCCGCGCTCAGCACCGGCTCCCCGCCCGCGCAGGCGACGTGTTCGGACCTGCGCGGCGCCAGCCGCAGGACACCCTCCCCGCGGACGACGAAGGTGAACGGTTCGGCCAGTTCCTCGCGGGACCGGCCCGCGGCCCACTCCGCGAACTCGCTCGCGGTACGGATGTCGGCGCCGGTGCCTCCCGGCCGGATCGCGGCCTTGAACTCCTCGGGACCGACATACCGATACCTGCGACCGCTGCGTCCCGACGTGTCCATGCCGGTCACGGTAGGGCATACTCCGGTCCGGCGTGACCGCACCCGCCCGTGACCCGCGGTGGCGCCTTCGGCATCATCGTCCCCCGTGGCCGACCGCGGTGTTCCAAGCCCTGCCCTGGGCCGTCTCGACTGGAGTGTGCGTGATACGTCGTTGGTTCCGGCGGCGGACGGTGTCGGCGTTCGATGCGGAGAGCCGGGTCGGCCAAGGCTCGGTGGCACGGGTCGAAAAGGCGGCCGAACGCGGTGACGTCGATGCCATGACCACGTGGGGAGCCGTCCTCTTCCAGCGGCACGACCGGGCCGGCGCGCTGCACTGGTGGACCCGGGCCTGGGAAGCCGGGAACGTCACGGCCGCGTTCAACCTGGGCACGCTGCACGACCTGGAGGGCGACACCAACCGCGCCCAGGTGATGTGGGAGCGGGCGGCGGCGCTCGGCGATCCCGACGCCATGCTCGGCCTGGTCAGACAGGCGCTGGAGCGCGGCGACGAGGCCACGGTGGACCGCTGGGCCCCCTCCGTCCTCGCCCAGCGGCAGGCGTTCCCCATCACCGCGCTGGGCGTCGCCTTCGAGGCCGAGGGCCGCGAGGAGGAGGCCGTGCACGCGTACCTGCGCGCCGAGGAACTGGGCGACGCCTACGCCATGGAGTACCGGGCGCGCATCCTGGACCGGCGCGGAGCGCACCGGGAAGCCGCGGCGCTGCGCGCCCGCGCGGCCACCGCCGAGCGCATGATGTGACCGGGCGGCGCATTCCTCGGCGGGTCCGCGGGGCGGCAGGTCACGGCGAACGCCCGGACAGCGGCGGCCAGTCGAAGCGCCGCCCTGATCCGGGTCGACCGCTCGGTCCTCGCTCCCGAGCGGCTTCGGGGGGATCACCGCCGTCCTGCGCTCCGGCGGCGGAGCCCCTTTCGCGTCGCCCCCACCGAGGCCGGTCCCACCGCCGCGATCCCCGCCCACCGGCCGGGCGCCGGCGCGACGACGGCCGGCTTCCCGCGGGGCGCGGCGTACCGGGACGGCGCCCGGGACCGGGCCGGCCGCCTTCGAGGACCCGGGATCAGGCGAGCACCAGCACCAGGGGCACGCCTTGGCACGGCACCAGGCGCATGCCCTCGTGCGTGCCGGGGCGGGCCGTGCTGAGGAGTTCGCCGAAGTCCGGGCCCTTGGTGAGGGAGCCGGCCAGGTGTGCGGGGTCGGCGGAGGCGGCGACCCGGCCGCGGGCGTTGACGAGGCGGGCGGGGCGGGGCAGGCGCCGCAGGAGGGGCAGGACGGCGGTCTCGAAGTGCCGCAGGTAGACGTCGGCGGCGGCGACGCCCGCGAACCGGCCCTGGACCAGCACGGGTTCGGACAGGGTGAGGCTGTACTCGTCGGAGCAGAGGTAGTCGACGTACGGTCCGGCCACCGCCCGGCGTCCGGTGTCGCGCGGCAGCGCGAACCAGTCCCAGTGCGTGTAGTCGGAGTACGCCGACTGGCCGGGATCGAGGTCGAGCAGCAGCGGGCGCACATCGCCGTCGGCGCCGGACTGCCACCACTCCAGCCAGACGGGCACGTCCGTCAGCAGGCCGGGGGCCGCGACGAAGCCGACGCCGGAGACGAGTTCCTCGCGGGTCAGGTGCACATGCAGTCCGGGGCGGAGCGCGGCGAGGTCGGCGCTGGCCGGCCGCCGGCCCTCGGCGGACACCCGGCCGAGCAGGGCCTCGGTCTGGGCGCGGGTGGCGGCGACCGTCT
This genomic interval from Streptomyces sp. NBC_00557 contains the following:
- a CDS encoding SDR family oxidoreductase, whose amino-acid sequence is MTSIKDTVALVTGGSRGLGKALVEELYARGAAKVYATARDPRTVTHPDAVPLALEVTDPASVEAAAAQAQDVTLVLNNAGVSVGAHAFLEAPLADVRREFEVNFFGPLLVTRAFVPVVERNGGGHLLNVHSVLSWLGVAGSYSATKAALWSQTNTLRLELRSRGIEVTGLHVGYIDTDMVSGVDAPKSAPRDVAALALDGVEAGAHEVLADDLTRDVKARLSGDLADLYPQLAD
- a CDS encoding cache domain-containing protein, giving the protein MGWSPGLATLDPDTETWVAAQVGGALEAVFETVAATRAQTEALLGRVSAEGRRPASADLAALRPGLHVHLTREELVSGVGFVAAPGLLTDVPVWLEWWQSGADGDVRPLLLDLDPGQSAYSDYTHWDWFALPRDTGRRAVAGPYVDYLCSDEYSLTLSEPVLVQGRFAGVAAADVYLRHFETAVLPLLRRLPRPARLVNARGRVAASADPAHLAGSLTKGPDFGELLSTARPGTHEGMRLVPCQGVPLVLVLA
- a CDS encoding SAM-dependent methyltransferase, whose translation is MTQDGGQSVHIDTSKPHPARIYDYLLGGKDNYEVDQVAAGQLAAAAPEVWISVRANRAFLQRAVRYVVGSGVRQILDVGTGLPTSPNVHEVAQELAPDVRVAYVDNDPIVKAHGDALLNRAGTTSIVLADLREPQSIVDHPEVRRVIDFGRPVALFLVAVLHFLRDTDGPEHVVATLRDALPPGSFLVLSHATGDFADDRSEAEAVYDNASASMNLRSRHQVERFFDGFELVEPGLVQVPFWRPDATPPAGSEEIGFYGGVGRKTA
- a CDS encoding FMN-dependent NADH-azoreductase; this translates as MATLLHIDSSVFPAEASASRAVTEAFRTHWQEQHPAGTVVYRDLAAQPVPHITAAAHTAGFADPASHTPEQAAAFAERVKLIEELEQADAVLIGAPMYNFSIPSTLKAWLDNVVLIGRTAGETQSAKGTPVTVVASRGGAYGPGTPREGYEYVQNYLKAILGDGLGLDVDFIVPELTMAPQNPAMAELVPLYEASRDRAFEEAAEKAKQLAARLAA
- a CDS encoding thioesterase family protein, with amino-acid sequence MYRTTTCASPRALGHREERHPLAASYFERTDRHRYKPTAHASGAWDTDEMHFSPLGGLVVHAIDRYRAERPPSGLLLSRISFDILGRIALDECEILVESIRPGRTIELLEAVVRTADRPVVRARAWLLTAVDTGAVAGGADARLAPPDGLAGQSLGAVWPGGHCASVDVRPVTPSRPGRAAVWVSTDLDLVAGEPSSSLASYVALVDTANGIAVRRSPTEWMFPNVDLTIHLHRQPEGRRLGLDTAVTFGPTGQGLTSSVLHDVHGPVGRAEQLLTVRPLAGR
- a CDS encoding winged helix-turn-helix transcriptional regulator; amino-acid sequence: MTADVTHDSAACKRVDEGITRVFQLLGKRWSGPIVAVLVEQPAHFADLRRAIPGISERMLSDRLAELGAAGLVLREVDEGPPLRVSYRLTEAGAALEPALRELAAWAKAHLPDAPPCPGAERERSAGSAV
- a CDS encoding glutamate--cysteine ligase, with the protein product MGRDVPALVFTREDRRRYRIKMQACLEALAQMLCESRFESERPQVGLEIELNLVGDDAEPAMRNTEALKAISDPAWSTELGRFNLEINVPPRRLTAGGPDAWESEIRAALNHADERARSIGTRLIMIGILPTLRQEDIGGETLSENPRYQLLNDQIFAARGEDLRIEVDGVDRLRTYADTITPEAACTSTQFHLQVSPEEFAPYWNAAQAIAGVQVALAANAPFLFGKELWHETRIPLFEQATDTRPEEIKVQGVRPRVWFGERWITSVFDLFEENLRYFPALLPLCDEQDPRETLDRGDIPELGELTLHNGTIYRWNRPVYAVSHDVPHIRVENRVLPAGPTVADTLANGAFYYGLTRALVEEDRPVWSRMSFAAAEDNLHTAARHGIDALLYWPGMGEVPASELVLRRLLPLAHRGLEHSGMDDAWREPLLGIIEQRCVAARNGALWQKEMFHRLEATTHAGRHESLRQMTQLYIDYMHLNAPVHTWPVD